DNA from Limnohabitans sp.:
TCCGCGCCGTGGCATTTGTGGCTGTGGGCTTTTTGGCACTTTTTTTATTTTTTGACCTGGTCGACGAGCTTCAGGCCCTCTCGCGTTTAGCAGGCCAAGGCTACCAATTGCAGCACGCAGTGCTGTTCATTGGACTGAAAACACCCTCACACCTTTACGAGTTGTTGCCCATATCGGTCTTGATTGGCAGCATTTTTGTGATGGCGCGTTTGGCGCAAAGCTCGGAGTTCACCATTTTGCGCACGGGGGGGTTGGAGCCATGGATGGCCCTGAGTTCACTCTTCAAATTGGGGCTGGTTTTTGTTTTCATGACCTTCTTCCTCGGGGATTACGCCAGCCCTTGGGCCGATCGCCAAGCGCAGCACATCAAGGCCCCTTTTCAGGGCCAGTTGACTGTGGGTCAAACCGGTGCCTGGTTGCGTGAAAAAAATGGCGACGTCCTATATGCAGTGAATTTGCGCCGTTTTGACGGCATTGATCAGATGCTGGACGTTCGCATCCATGCATTCAACCAGCGCGGCCAATTGTTGGCCATTACCAGCGCAGGGCAGGCACAAATTCAGCCTGGGCAATGGCAGCTCAGTCAGGTCGACCACAAATCCATCCTGGACGCCACGCCCAGTGACTCGCCC
Protein-coding regions in this window:
- the lptG gene encoding LPS export ABC transporter permease LptG, whose translation is MKTVRRILYGEIIRAVAFVAVGFLALFLFFDLVDELQALSRLAGQGYQLQHAVLFIGLKTPSHLYELLPISVLIGSIFVMARLAQSSEFTILRTGGLEPWMALSSLFKLGLVFVFMTFFLGDYASPWADRQAQHIKAPFQGQLTVGQTGAWLREKNGDVLYAVNLRRFDGIDQMLDVRIHAFNQRGQLLAITSAGQAQIQPGQWQLSQVDHKSILDATPSDSPRLSAIRLDSQTWPTGISADMVAAALLSPERMSTWELFGYMRHLTVNQQNAQRYEIEFWRKVFYPLSCLVMLVLALPFAYLHFRSGQIAGHVFGGVLAGISFALLNNVFSFIGNLQNWQPLLTSAAPALLYSAISLAAFWWMVLRR